The Oxyura jamaicensis isolate SHBP4307 breed ruddy duck chromosome 17, BPBGC_Ojam_1.0, whole genome shotgun sequence region AAGCACCTGCTGGTGAACCACTTCAACGCCGGCGTGCCGCTGGCCGCCAAGGCCGCGGCCTGGCACGACATCCTGCGGCGCGTCAACGCCGTGGCCACCTGCCGCCGCGAGCTGCCCGAGGTCAAGAAGAAGTGGTCGGACCTCAAGACCGAGGTGCGCCGCAAGGTGGCCCAGGTGCGGGCCGCCATGGAGGGCGGAGGAGAGAGCCAGGGCGCCGGCGGGGCCCACGCGGAGGGCGAGGAGGCGGCGGGAGCGGCGGCCGCGCCCGTGATCCTCACGCCCATGCAGCAACGCATCTGCAACCTGCTGGGAGAGGCCACCATCATCAGCCTGCCCGGCGGGGAGTGCGGCGCGGGTGACGGGAGCGAGATCCCCATCACCGCCGCGGCCGCCACCGTCACGCTGACGCAGAGTGAGTGCTGCGCCCGCCGGAGGTGCGCTTGGAGGTCTCgctgggggggctccccccCCAGCCAAAAGAAGCCTCCGTAACGAAAAGGCCGTTCCCAACGTGCTGTAGGGGAGCGGCTCCAAGATGTTCGTGTACCGAAAGTCAGCTCTGACAGCTGGGGTCGGCCTTCAGAGCGGGAATCGTGTGGTCCCCTGCTCTCAGAACGAAAGCAAAGGGAGAGGTACCTCCAAGGCCGACCCCCTGGTCTGCCCCAAAGAGGAGCTGCCTGGTTGATAAGCGCCGTTCTGGGTCTCTTCTTTGCCCTTCTGTCAGTTGGTGAGCGGGGCTTGGAAAGAGCCTGCTGAACCGGAGGTTGAAGAGGGATTTTGTCTAGACAGACGTGGTGTGCCCTGTTCCTTTGGACTTTAGCATGTCCACCCAAGAAGGAAGCCGAGATGAGGGTGGAGCAGACGTACATAGGTCGTTTTGTGCATTCACTGCTTGCTGTGTGTTATCTCGCCAGGCAGGCAGTATTTCAGTTATTCCATTGAATAGTCCTGTAGATAAAACCACTCCTGCAGCTACTCCTTACCCCTTTCTGTCCTTTGTTCTCAGTTCCTGCAGAGACGACCTACCACAGCCTGGAGGATGGCGTCGTGGAGTACTGCACCACAGAAGCCCCCACGACGGTCACCGCGG contains the following coding sequences:
- the NAIF1 gene encoding nuclear apoptosis-inducing factor 1 is translated as MASPPAPPAKKRKMNFSEREVEIIVEELERGKHLLVNHFNAGVPLAAKAAAWHDILRRVNAVATCRRELPEVKKKWSDLKTEVRRKVAQVRAAMEGGGESQGAGGAHAEGEEAAGAAAAPVILTPMQQRICNLLGEATIISLPGGECGAGDGSEIPITAAAATVTLTQIPAETTYHSLEDGVVEYCTTEAPTTVTAEAPLEMMAHQHEVSAKPQELKSRIALNSAKLLQEQRVTNLHVKEIAQHLEQQNDLLQMIRRSQEVQACAQERQAQAMEGTQAALSALIQVLRPMIKDFRRFLQSNTPSPSVTADPSQTGQQDGIIQ